Proteins found in one Pseudomonas mosselii genomic segment:
- a CDS encoding DoxX family protein, whose translation MRYSLLDGQRDVILLLARILLMILFVLSGWSKLSGFEGTVGYMTSLGAPAPMLAAAVAVIMELLVGILLILGFYTRPLALLFALFVLGTALLGHPFWNMVEPERSANMTQFLKNLAIVGGLLLLALTGAGRFSLDRR comes from the coding sequence ATGCGCTATAGCCTGCTCGACGGTCAACGCGACGTCATCCTGCTGCTCGCTCGCATCCTGCTGATGATCCTGTTCGTGCTCTCCGGCTGGAGCAAACTGAGCGGTTTCGAAGGCACGGTCGGCTACATGACCTCCCTGGGCGCGCCCGCGCCCATGCTGGCGGCGGCCGTCGCCGTGATCATGGAACTGCTGGTCGGCATACTGTTGATCCTGGGCTTCTACACCCGCCCGCTGGCCTTGCTGTTTGCCCTGTTCGTGCTGGGTACCGCGCTGCTCGGGCACCCGTTCTGGAACATGGTCGAGCCCGAGCGCAGCGCCAACATGACCCAGTTCCTGAAGAACCTCGCCATCGTCGGCGGGTTGCTGCTGCTGGCCCTCACCGGCGCCGGGCGCTTCTCCCTCGACCGCCGCTGA
- a CDS encoding anti-virulence regulator CigR family protein, whose amino-acid sequence MSKYRTVIATLTSIALVLAPCISFADPGNGKGKSQQNHGNPGAGKHDGGHGGPVIDRGDVLGILGGHRDYWSPGPALPPGIQKNLARGKPLPPGIAKKLDGRLLGQLPRYDGYEWMQAGVDLILVAVATGVIYEVLNGAFD is encoded by the coding sequence ATGAGCAAATACCGCACCGTCATTGCCACATTGACATCCATCGCACTGGTACTGGCGCCCTGCATATCCTTCGCCGACCCGGGGAATGGCAAGGGGAAATCCCAGCAGAACCATGGCAACCCGGGGGCGGGCAAGCACGATGGTGGTCATGGCGGCCCCGTGATCGACCGTGGCGATGTGCTCGGTATCCTGGGGGGGCACCGTGACTACTGGAGTCCTGGGCCAGCGCTTCCTCCGGGTATCCAGAAGAACCTGGCGCGTGGCAAGCCTCTGCCCCCTGGCATTGCAAAGAAGCTCGATGGCCGGCTGCTGGGCCAACTGCCGCGTTATGACGGTTACGAATGGATGCAGGCGGGTGTCGACCTGATTCTGGTGGCAGTCGCCACGGGGGTGATCTACGAAGTACTCAACGGTGCTTTCGACTAG
- a CDS encoding two-component system sensor histidine kinase NtrB, with product MVSTDRPTHSVMPEARYEQLVQAVVDYAIYMLDPTGHVVSWNAGAQRIKGYRADEVIGQHFSLFFTDQDRSEGRPQQLLRQALEEGKAQDEGWRVRKDGTQFWALAALDVIRDEHGEVIGLAKVTRDITDRRESALQLDAMRAQLFQAQKLEALGQLTGGLAHDFNNLLTIIISSARLASGNQDPARVRRLLEHILDAGQRGTQLTQQLLSFARHRQLNVTSIAPAQVIDTTRGLAEHALPRDIELLLQVQPDLPLIEVDAGQLQMVLLNLVFNARDAIATTGQIHLTAESVRLAGEVEGLHGRFVRFDVRDDGQGIDPQVLPRIFEPFFTTKAFGKGTGLGLSQAYGFARQSDGAISVSSRPGEGTCMSLYLPARMGDDTPSSDG from the coding sequence ATGGTGTCGACAGACCGCCCCACTCATTCGGTAATGCCCGAGGCGCGCTACGAGCAATTGGTCCAGGCCGTGGTGGACTATGCCATCTACATGCTCGACCCGACCGGCCATGTGGTGTCGTGGAACGCGGGTGCGCAGCGAATCAAGGGTTATCGTGCCGATGAGGTGATCGGCCAGCATTTCTCGTTGTTCTTTACCGATCAGGACCGTTCTGAAGGGCGCCCACAACAACTGCTACGCCAGGCCCTGGAAGAAGGCAAGGCGCAGGACGAGGGCTGGCGCGTGCGCAAGGATGGCACGCAGTTCTGGGCGCTGGCGGCGCTGGATGTGATCCGTGATGAGCATGGCGAGGTCATCGGCCTGGCCAAGGTCACCCGCGACATCACCGATCGCCGCGAGTCCGCGCTGCAACTGGACGCCATGCGCGCACAGTTGTTCCAGGCGCAGAAGCTCGAAGCCTTGGGACAACTGACCGGAGGCCTGGCCCACGATTTCAACAACCTGCTGACGATCATCATCAGTTCTGCCCGGCTGGCCTCTGGCAACCAGGATCCGGCACGCGTGCGGCGCCTGCTCGAGCATATTCTCGACGCCGGGCAGCGCGGTACCCAACTTACCCAGCAACTGCTCAGTTTTGCCCGGCATCGGCAACTGAATGTCACCAGCATCGCGCCAGCCCAGGTGATCGACACCACTCGCGGGCTGGCGGAGCACGCGTTGCCCAGGGACATCGAACTGCTGCTGCAGGTGCAGCCGGACCTGCCGCTGATCGAGGTGGACGCCGGGCAGCTGCAGATGGTCCTGCTCAACCTGGTGTTCAATGCCCGCGATGCGATCGCGACGACGGGGCAGATCCACCTGACGGCCGAAAGCGTCCGCCTGGCCGGCGAGGTGGAGGGGCTGCATGGGCGCTTCGTGCGCTTCGATGTGCGTGATGACGGGCAGGGTATCGACCCCCAGGTGTTGCCGCGCATCTTCGAGCCGTTCTTCACTACCAAGGCCTTCGGCAAGGGCACCGGTCTTGGCCTGAGCCAGGCCTATGGTTTCGCTCGTCAGAGTGATGGCGCGATCAGCGTGTCCAGCCGCCCCGGTGAAGGCACCTGCATGAGCTTGTACCTGCCCGCCCGAATGGGCGACGATACCCCATCGAGCGACGGATAG
- a CDS encoding META and DUF4377 domain-containing protein: protein MPATAASPATQPKLSAYYWNLVAANDASGKAIAAMAPGIEGKLRLNFAERNLNINGGCNNQFGGYSYKDGVLKVQSLASTLKACDKPLMELDAQVGRLFKGDLRTTFSDDAGEPVLQLTTQDGSVLKFQGEATPETRYGSKGEIKFLEVAAKTVKCSHPLIPNYQCLQVRERRYDDAGLQLATQDSWHPLYQSIEGYEHRDGVRTVLRVKQYEWKNPPADASSQVYVLDLVVEQDASGK, encoded by the coding sequence ATGCCTGCTACTGCCGCCTCTCCCGCAACCCAGCCCAAACTCTCGGCCTACTACTGGAACTTGGTCGCTGCCAACGATGCGTCGGGCAAGGCCATCGCCGCCATGGCGCCTGGCATCGAGGGCAAGCTGCGCCTGAACTTCGCCGAGCGTAACCTGAACATCAATGGCGGCTGCAACAACCAGTTCGGCGGCTATTCCTACAAGGACGGCGTATTGAAGGTGCAATCACTGGCCTCGACCCTGAAGGCCTGCGATAAGCCCCTGATGGAGTTGGACGCCCAGGTCGGGCGCCTGTTCAAGGGCGACCTGCGCACCACCTTCTCCGACGATGCCGGGGAGCCGGTGCTGCAACTGACCACCCAGGACGGTTCGGTGCTGAAATTCCAGGGTGAAGCCACCCCAGAGACCCGCTATGGCAGCAAGGGCGAGATCAAGTTCCTGGAAGTGGCCGCCAAGACCGTCAAGTGCAGCCACCCGCTGATCCCCAACTACCAGTGCCTGCAAGTGCGCGAGCGTCGCTATGACGACGCCGGCCTGCAACTGGCGACCCAGGACAGCTGGCACCCGCTGTACCAATCCATCGAAGGCTACGAGCACCGCGACGGCGTGCGCACCGTGCTGCGCGTGAAGCAATACGAATGGAAGAACCCGCCGGCCGACGCCTCGTCGCAGGTCTATGTGCTTGACCTGGTGGTCGAGCAGGACGCTTCGGGCAAGTAA
- a CDS encoding nuclear transport factor 2 family protein: protein MSKGNLDIIRASYEGSAEQNGQNLLAALAADVTWTEAAGFPYAGTYVGPQAIMEGVFHRLATEWDGYQAKVHTYVAEDDRVAAFGVYSGTYRKTGKAMTATFAHLYRLTNGKIVSMEQYVDSAQVNAALT from the coding sequence ATGAGCAAGGGCAACCTGGACATCATCCGAGCCTCGTACGAAGGCTCAGCCGAACAGAATGGCCAGAATCTGCTGGCGGCGTTGGCTGCGGACGTGACCTGGACCGAGGCGGCCGGCTTTCCTTATGCCGGTACCTATGTCGGCCCCCAGGCGATCATGGAGGGTGTGTTCCATCGCCTGGCCACCGAATGGGATGGCTACCAGGCCAAGGTGCATACCTATGTGGCCGAGGACGACCGAGTTGCCGCCTTTGGCGTTTACTCAGGTACCTATCGCAAGACCGGGAAAGCGATGACCGCAACCTTTGCCCATCTGTACCGTTTGACGAACGGCAAAATTGTCAGCATGGAGCAATACGTCGACAGTGCGCAGGTCAACGCGGCGCTCACCTGA
- a CDS encoding polysaccharide lyase family 7 protein produces the protein MAVNIDTLIITTPLAKSASDPLALEVTGAQALATLPQVVRRLDNGAVRMTAPTKGASSKSTHRTRCEWKEATYWAMNSANRHFSHQRMVLEQVNSAQKVVIAQMHVKDDDSPAIKVFWNKGRITLGFRRDFDQVTPINSTLLAGVPLGALFDISIEVTADGSAKVIAIHDGREADSGTLKLTSSWYGRTFNFHGGVYNQVDYSAATPAEDRSVCVISQLALAHA, from the coding sequence ATGGCCGTGAACATCGACACGCTGATCATCACCACACCGCTCGCCAAATCCGCTAGCGACCCTCTGGCCCTAGAGGTCACCGGGGCACAGGCCCTGGCCACCCTGCCACAGGTGGTCAGACGCCTGGACAATGGCGCGGTACGCATGACCGCGCCGACCAAGGGCGCGTCGAGCAAGAGCACACATCGCACTCGCTGCGAGTGGAAGGAAGCCACCTATTGGGCCATGAACAGTGCCAACCGACATTTCAGCCACCAGCGCATGGTGCTCGAGCAGGTCAACTCGGCGCAGAAGGTGGTGATCGCGCAGATGCATGTGAAAGACGACGACAGCCCGGCGATCAAGGTGTTCTGGAACAAGGGCAGGATCACCCTCGGCTTTCGCCGGGACTTCGATCAGGTGACGCCGATCAACAGCACCTTGCTGGCTGGCGTGCCCTTGGGCGCCCTCTTCGACATCAGTATCGAAGTCACTGCCGACGGCTCTGCCAAGGTCATCGCCATCCATGACGGACGCGAAGCAGACTCGGGCACACTGAAGCTGACCTCAAGCTGGTATGGACGCACGTTCAACTTCCATGGCGGGGTGTACAACCAGGTGGACTACAGCGCAGCAACGCCCGCGGAGGATCGCTCGGTGTGCGTCATCAGCCAGTTGGCGCTCGCGCATGCTTGA
- a CDS encoding ATPase domain-containing protein, whose product MVEQLKRLATGIEGLDALLKGGLVVGASYIVQGHPGSGKTILANQLACNHVRDGGRVLVATLLSESHERLFQYLSTLSFFDPALVGDSIQFVSAFDTLEQDGLDAVVRLLRQEIARQQATLLVVDGLLNARSRAETSLDTKKFVSELQGHAAFAGCTVLLLTSARLEEGSPEHTMVDGVIELGEHLVGSTAVRHVQLRKTRGSGALSGRHECQIDESGLQVYPRLEALYSRPSQQGAQTLARVATGVADLDGMLGGGLAEASVSLLMGPSGVGKTALGIAFLAASTRAAPGLHFGFYETPARLRLKASALGYDLPALEREGAVQLSWQPTTEGLLDQLGARLLAQVEALGARRVVIDSLGAFGRLALEPARLNAFFRALTGELRARGVTVLLTWEMRDIFGAEITAPAPDLSSIVDNLILMRFAELDAQLHRALSIIKVRDSDHDPALQALNLGPTGINLARAFDGASGVLSGSAISPGDR is encoded by the coding sequence ATGGTAGAGCAACTCAAGCGACTGGCCACCGGCATCGAAGGGCTTGATGCGCTGCTCAAGGGCGGGCTGGTGGTCGGTGCGTCCTACATCGTCCAGGGCCACCCGGGCTCGGGCAAGACCATTCTCGCCAACCAGCTGGCCTGCAACCATGTGCGCGACGGTGGCCGGGTGCTGGTGGCGACCCTGCTCAGCGAGTCTCATGAGCGCTTGTTCCAGTACCTGTCGACGCTGAGCTTCTTCGACCCGGCGCTGGTCGGCGACAGCATCCAGTTCGTCAGCGCCTTCGATACCCTCGAGCAGGATGGCCTGGATGCGGTAGTCAGGCTGTTGCGTCAAGAGATTGCGCGGCAGCAGGCCACCTTGCTGGTCGTCGATGGCCTGCTCAACGCCCGCTCACGGGCGGAAACCAGCCTGGATACCAAGAAGTTCGTCTCCGAGCTGCAGGGGCATGCGGCGTTCGCCGGTTGCACGGTGCTGCTGCTGACCAGTGCCCGGCTTGAGGAGGGCAGTCCCGAGCACACCATGGTCGACGGCGTGATAGAGCTGGGCGAACACCTGGTCGGCAGTACCGCGGTGCGGCATGTCCAGTTGCGCAAGACCCGCGGCAGCGGCGCGCTGTCTGGTCGCCACGAATGCCAGATCGATGAGTCGGGGTTGCAGGTCTATCCGCGCCTTGAAGCGCTCTACAGCCGCCCCAGCCAGCAGGGTGCGCAAACCCTGGCGCGGGTCGCCACCGGGGTCGCCGACCTGGACGGCATGCTCGGTGGCGGGCTGGCCGAAGCCTCGGTGAGCTTGCTGATGGGGCCATCCGGCGTGGGCAAGACGGCTTTGGGCATCGCGTTTCTCGCCGCCTCGACGAGGGCCGCACCGGGTCTGCATTTTGGATTTTACGAGACGCCGGCGCGACTGCGCCTGAAAGCGTCCGCTCTGGGCTACGACTTGCCTGCGCTGGAGCGCGAGGGGGCGGTGCAACTGAGTTGGCAGCCGACCACCGAAGGCCTGCTGGATCAACTCGGCGCGCGCCTGCTGGCGCAGGTCGAGGCATTGGGCGCGCGACGCGTGGTGATCGACAGCCTGGGCGCCTTCGGCCGTTTGGCGCTAGAGCCCGCCCGCCTGAATGCGTTCTTCCGCGCGCTGACCGGCGAGCTGCGTGCCCGTGGCGTCACGGTGCTGCTGACCTGGGAGATGCGCGACATCTTCGGTGCGGAGATCACTGCGCCGGCTCCGGACCTGTCGAGCATCGTCGACAACCTGATCCTCATGCGCTTCGCCGAGCTCGACGCACAACTGCATCGCGCCCTGTCGATCATCA